One window from the genome of Halomicrobium zhouii encodes:
- a CDS encoding DUF7519 family protein — protein sequence MSAQPVRRRPATSSGTLAVLVASGVALVLGSGAVRTGMAIELAGLAGIAAGFTLWRRGRKRWSLVLAGLGFVGCLVGVVAFLGRAPGPSAAIQSLPAMLGVPVLAAALVPVRGSGSRTLVKLGVGSVFLTVLLAGFFRSAAPAVLLGATAASVVAWDAGEQAIGLGEQLGRSATTWRLELVHVGATGLVAVAAVGGVYATRTVATGTPSFAGFTATAVALLLLVVALRP from the coding sequence GTGAGCGCTCAGCCCGTTCGACGGCGGCCGGCGACATCGAGCGGGACCCTCGCCGTGCTCGTCGCCAGTGGTGTCGCGCTGGTGCTCGGCAGCGGTGCGGTCCGGACCGGGATGGCGATAGAACTGGCCGGACTGGCCGGTATCGCGGCCGGTTTCACTTTGTGGCGTCGGGGACGGAAACGGTGGAGTCTCGTGCTGGCCGGCCTCGGATTCGTGGGCTGCCTCGTCGGCGTCGTCGCCTTCCTCGGCCGGGCACCGGGGCCGAGCGCGGCGATACAGTCCCTCCCCGCCATGCTCGGCGTGCCGGTGCTCGCGGCGGCGCTCGTCCCCGTCCGCGGCAGTGGGTCGCGAACCCTCGTCAAACTCGGCGTGGGATCGGTGTTCCTCACCGTCCTGCTGGCCGGCTTCTTCCGCTCGGCCGCTCCGGCCGTCCTCCTCGGTGCGACGGCGGCCAGCGTCGTGGCCTGGGACGCCGGCGAGCAGGCCATCGGCCTGGGCGAACAGCTGGGCCGGTCGGCGACGACCTGGCGGCTGGAACTCGTCCACGTCGGGGCGACTGGGCTGGTCGCCGTCGCCGCCGTCGGCGGCGTCTACGCCACCCGCACCGTCGCGACCGGAACGC